Proteins encoded together in one Impatiens glandulifera chromosome 1, dImpGla2.1, whole genome shotgun sequence window:
- the LOC124921116 gene encoding probable leucine-rich repeat receptor-like protein kinase At1g35710: MGVGEARAFANEIKTLTQTRHRNIVKLYGFCSHERETFLVSELLENGSLDSVLGSEKLAKELIWEIRIRIVKGVVDALCYLHHSCVPPIIHRDISSKNILLDKEFEAHVSDFGTSKFLKPNSSNWTTVAGTYGYIAPELAYTPVTTEKCDVYSFGVLALEILYGSHPHELISKLSSNQVKILLLDDALDRRLAQPLGQELEDELKCIINLAVCCLNSNPQARPSMDEVSKLLQVKIDTNYPPKFGSETATATTPTTDSSYYSQESKLLQFV; encoded by the exons ATGGGAGTAGGGGAAGCGAGGGCGTTTGCGAACGAGATAAAGACCCTGACCCAAACGAGACATAGGAATATCGTGAAGCTTTATGGGTTTTGTTCACACGAAAGGGAGACGTTCTTGGTGTCTGAGCTGTTGGAAAACGGATCATTGGATAGCGTTTTGGGGTCAGAAAAATTGGCCAAGGAATTGATTTGGGAAATAAGAATTAGAATAGTGAAAGGAGTGGTTGATGCACTCTGTTATTTGCACCATAGTTGTGTTCCTCCCATAATCCATAGAGACATTTCAAGTAAGAATATTTTACTCGACAAGGAATTTGAAGCTCATGTCTCCGATTTCGGAACATCCAAGTTCTTGAAGCCTAATTCTTCCAATTGGACAACCGTTGCTGGAACATACGGTTACATCGCTCCAG AGTTGGCTTATACGCCAGTAACGACCGAGAAATGCGACGTTTACAGCTTCGGGGTTCTGGCTCTTGAAATTTTATATGGGTCGCACCCGCATGAACTCATATCCAAGTTGTCGTCCAATCAAGTGAAGATATTGTTGTTGGATGATGCATTGGATCGGAGACTAGCGCAACCATTAGGCCAAGAGCTTGAAGATGAATTGAAATGTATCATAAACTTGGCTGTTTGTTGCTTGAATTCTAATCCACAAGCTAGACCATCAATGGATGAAGTCTCGAAATTGCTACAAGTTAAGATTGACACTAATTATCCACCCAAGTTTGGTTCTGAAACTGCAACGGCTACTACACCAACTACTGATTCATCGTACTATTCCCAGGAATCCAAATTACTTCAGTTTGTCTAG
- the LOC124920602 gene encoding MDIS1-interacting receptor like kinase 2-like, whose protein sequence is MPLMASLLFKAEASSPQTEALLKWKESLGDQPILTSWLHIDNSTSPHCQWVGINCSLSGDVFAINLAHTNLIGTLEKFDPLAFPNLIRLDLKVNGLTGTIPSDIGTLSKLELLDLSTNSLHGPIPLSVSNLSRLVELDLSRNNITGELDPRLFPNSSSHAKTGLVSLKKLHFQDTLLGGPLPNELGNLVHLESLAFDNNNFFGPIPTSLGNLTNITFLHLNQNQLSGRIPWSFGSLTKLTDLNLFSNNLFGELPQDIGNLSAMVNLQFALNNFTGQLPSHVCKFGKLVNFTAARNHFSGPIPSSLRNCSTLYRVRLQSNQLTGVLDRDFGIYPNLNYMELTDNLLGGSLSPNWAVSKDLTFLGLAGNMINGEIPKEFGENLTQLEKLDISFNKLSGEIPENLGKLSRLNNLNLSGNSLSGMIPQGIGGFINLEHLDLSSNVLTGRIPSQIGSLSKLISLTLSNNRLNGSIPDQIGSLDSLQISLDLSGNYLTGSISPQLGNLIKLESLNLSHNRLSGSIPNSLTNMLSLDSIDLSYNDLEGPLPDNHFFRSSPPTNFSNNKDLCSNFKLLKPCPITTSQNKKKGHSNRDIAIIVACSLGGLLLIVVLATVGALVVFRSRRKSSPSGGGDGCRENHFSIWSYDGKLA, encoded by the coding sequence ATGCCACTAATGGCATCCCTCCTCTTCAAAGCCGAAGCATCTTCCCCACAAACCGAGGCCCTTCTGAAATGGAAGGAAAGCCTCGGAGACCAACCTATTCTCACTTCATGGCTCCATATCGATAATTCCACATCACCCCATTGCCAATGGGTGGGAATCAATTGCTCTCTTTCGGGGGATGTCTTTGCCATAAACCTTGCCCACACAAACCTAATCGGCACCCTCGAAAAATTCGACCCTTTAGCTTTCCCCAATCTCATTCGACTCGACCTCAAAGTCAATGGCCTCACAGGTACTATACCTTCCGATATAGGCACGCTTTCCAAACTCGAATTACTCGATCTCTCTACAAATTCTCTTCACGGGCCTATTCCACTTTCCGTGTCTAATCTAAGTAGACTCGTGGAACTTGATCTCTCCCGGAACAATATAACCGGGGAGCTTGATCCTAGGCTCTTTCCAAACTCATCTAGCCATGCCAAAACCGGTCTAGTAAGTCTTAAGAAGCTACATTTTCAAGACACACTTCTAGGAGGACCCTTGCCGAATGAACTAGGGAACTTAGTTCACTTGGAAAGCTTGGCATTTGACAACAACAACTTCTTCGGTCCGATTCCAACATCTTTGGGAAACTTGACCAACATTACATTCTTGCACCTAAACCAAAACCAGTTGTCGGGAAGAATTCCTTGGAGTTTCGGTTCCTTGACCAAATTAACAGACTTGAATTTGTTTTCCAACAATTTATTTGGCGAATTACCACAAGATATTGGAAACCTCTCAGCTATGGTGAATCTTCAATTCGCCCTTAATAATTTCACCGGCCAACTTCCTAGCCATGTTTGCAAGTTTGGAAAGCTTGTTAATTTCACGGCAGCTAGGAATCACTTCTCCGGTCCAATCCCATCTAGCCTAAGGAATTGTTCGACTCTGTATAGAGTGAGGTTGCAGAGCAATCAATTAACGGGCGTTTTAGATCGCGATTTTGGAATCTACCCGAATCTCAACTATATGGAATTGACCGATAATTTGTTGGGTGGAAGCCTCTCACCCAATTGGGCAGTTAGCAAGGACCTCACATTCCTCGGACTTGCTGGAAACATGATTAACGGAGAAATCCCAAAAGAATTTGGTGAAAATCTCACCCAATTAGAAAAACTTGATATTTCTTTCAATAAACTTTCAGGAGAAATACCTGAAAACCTCGGAAAGTTATCAAGATTAAACAATTTGAACTTGTCCGGAAATAGTCTTTCCGGCATGATTCCTCAGGGAATTGGAGGGTTCATCAATTTGGAACATTTGGATCTTTCTTCAAACGTATTAACTGGACGAATTCCTAGCCAGATTGGGAGTTTATCAAAGTTAATATCTTTAACCCTTAGCAATAACAGACTAAATGGCTCCATCCCCGACCAAATCGGTTCTCTTGACTCTTTACAGATTTCTCTTGATCTGAGTGGGAATTACTTAACCGGGTCTATTTCTCCTCAACTTGGGAACCTCATAAAGTTAGAATCTTTGAATCTCTCTCATAATCGTCTCTCTGGTTCAATACCAAATAGCTTAACTAATATGCTCAGCTTAGACTCCATTGACCTTTCTTATAATGACCTTGAGGGGCCATTGCCTGACAACCATTTCTTCCGTTCGTCACCTCCAACCAACTTCTCCAATAACAAAGATCTCTGTAGCAATTTTAAGCTTTTAAAACCATGCCCCATAACTACAAgccaaaacaagaagaagggtCATTCAAACAGGGACATTGCCATCATTGTTGCGTGTTCTTTGGGAGGATTACTACTGATTGTAGTTTTAGCGACAGTTGGAGCACTCGTTGTCTTTAGATCTCGCAGAAAGAGCTCTCCATCCGGAGGAGGCGACGGCTGCCGAGAGAATCATTTCTCGATATGGAGTTACGATGGGAAGTTGGCGTAA